The Pedobacter mucosus genome window below encodes:
- a CDS encoding DUF58 domain-containing protein, which produces MKKIINQYYTNLFLNDRLFMALGFCVLLFLLKFFFIWLGDIPEIAIGVLLLCLLADIFILYRNKTGVEAKRFTTKRLSNGDENPIQIELKNYYSFGINARIIDEVPEQFQLRDKDFKLYLKSADTKSIHYNLRPTKRGEYDFGFIRAYISSPIGLISKRYNFDGAKVLPVYPSFINLGQYELMAISHQLTEFGIKKIRKVGQSSEFDQIKNYVGGDDIRTINWKATARKGGLMVNTYTDEKSQNIYCVIDKSRSMRMPFEGLSLLDYAINATVALSKVAMLKQDKAGLITLSETIGKVVIAEKKASQLGHIMQVLYKEKTRYLESNFEALYASIRSVIKQRSLVVFFTNFESISALNRQLPYLKRISRYHLLVVVFFENTELKSLSEQPAKDLESIYHKTIAEKFIYEKKLMVKELNKYGILSVLTTPQKLTINVINQYLALKAQQRI; this is translated from the coding sequence TTGAAAAAAATAATCAATCAATATTATACCAATCTATTCCTAAACGATCGCTTGTTTATGGCCTTAGGTTTTTGTGTATTGTTGTTTTTGCTGAAGTTCTTTTTTATTTGGCTTGGAGATATTCCTGAAATTGCAATTGGTGTTTTATTATTGTGCTTACTTGCTGATATCTTTATTTTATATAGGAATAAAACTGGCGTTGAAGCTAAAAGATTTACCACTAAAAGGCTAAGTAACGGCGATGAAAATCCTATTCAAATTGAGCTAAAAAATTATTATTCCTTTGGGATTAATGCCAGGATTATTGATGAAGTTCCTGAACAATTTCAACTTCGTGATAAAGATTTCAAACTTTATTTAAAATCTGCCGATACAAAATCAATCCATTACAACCTCCGGCCTACAAAGCGTGGCGAGTATGATTTTGGTTTCATTAGAGCTTACATTTCTTCTCCAATTGGCTTGATAAGCAAACGTTATAATTTTGATGGAGCAAAAGTACTTCCTGTTTATCCCTCTTTTATAAATTTGGGGCAGTACGAATTAATGGCCATTTCGCATCAGTTAACTGAATTTGGAATTAAGAAAATTCGCAAAGTTGGACAAAGTAGTGAGTTCGATCAAATTAAAAATTATGTTGGCGGTGATGATATTAGAACCATAAATTGGAAAGCTACGGCCAGAAAAGGCGGCTTAATGGTGAATACTTATACAGATGAAAAATCGCAAAATATTTATTGTGTTATTGATAAGTCGAGGTCAATGCGTATGCCATTTGAGGGTTTAAGTTTGCTTGATTATGCTATTAATGCAACTGTCGCCTTATCGAAAGTAGCGATGCTAAAACAAGATAAAGCTGGTTTAATTACTTTATCTGAAACGATAGGAAAAGTGGTAATTGCCGAGAAAAAAGCTTCTCAACTTGGCCACATTATGCAGGTATTGTATAAAGAGAAAACAAGATATTTAGAAAGTAATTTCGAAGCTTTATATGCATCCATTAGGTCGGTAATTAAGCAAAGAAGTTTAGTCGTTTTCTTCACAAATTTCGAGAGTATTTCGGCTCTAAATCGACAATTGCCTTATTTAAAAAGAATTTCTAGATATCATTTGTTAGTGGTGGTTTTCTTTGAGAACACCGAATTAAAAAGTTTGAGTGAACAACCTGCAAAAGATTTAGAAAGTATTTACCACAAAACAATTGCTGAAAAATTTATTTACGAAAAGAAACTGATGGTTAAAGAGCTGAACAAATATGGAATTCTTTCCGTTTTAACTACTCCTCAAAAATTGACAATTAATGTGATCAATCAATATTTAGCACTTAAAGCACAGCAAAGGATATAG
- a CDS encoding TonB-dependent receptor — translation MKKLQLIGLVILYTLTFNTAFAVVLKDIKGKVIDASNKQTLPGATIFIPDLKVSAVTNNDGEFVINNLPSKGSYLIEVHYVGYKTATQVVNLALAGALEFALQPTAIETKEIVITGSLISSTSKRNSASSAVVGKDQLLQPSTNLIDALTRIPGVSQITTGSSISKPVIRGLGYNRIVTLDDGIKQQGQQWGDEHGIEIDQFKSDRIEILRGAASLMYGSDALGGVINLLEPSTAPEGQIKGEFITNYSTNNGLTANSLMLNGNENGFVWRARGTYKNAYSFKTPTGYFPNSGFNETDLSGMVGLNKSWGYTHLNVSSFKNNIGFYEPTLDADGNFVKEDGNPFTNDDHKNRDLEYPRQDIRHFKIALNNNFILGNGNLKADFGYQQNQRRELEDGPDPSLFFDLKTYNADLKYYIHETNGWQPVFGLSAESGNSKNKANDEYLIPDYNTYGIGVFAYAKKNWESSTFSIGARYDYRKNNGKELFVDGEEQFAAFQNKFSNVSGALGFTHAFNEEWNFKANAGSAFRAPNPAELASNGVHEGTYRYEVGNSNLNPERSYQVDAALEYEGKIVSASASIYNNYIHNFIYASNNGETIIAEGDQYPVYRYGQVNANLYGAEASLTIHPVTYIHFENTFGYVHAQNQTLDRPLSFIPAASLRNELRFEPKLKGTNDAYLSVGINSAFKQNRVDEVFETKTSGYTLVNAGIGATFNVGKQPIKLSVSANNLLNQKYYDALSRFKPGRFDQENPNLGVYNTGRNITFGLYVPFTLVK, via the coding sequence ATGAAAAAATTACAGCTTATCGGCTTAGTAATTCTATATACATTAACTTTTAATACTGCTTTTGCTGTTGTTTTAAAGGATATTAAAGGTAAGGTTATCGATGCCAGCAACAAACAAACTTTACCTGGTGCCACTATTTTTATACCTGATTTAAAGGTGAGTGCCGTAACCAATAATGATGGAGAGTTTGTAATTAATAATTTACCTTCTAAAGGAAGTTATTTGATAGAAGTGCATTACGTAGGCTACAAAACCGCTACTCAGGTTGTAAATTTAGCATTAGCTGGAGCGTTAGAATTTGCTTTACAGCCAACAGCAATTGAAACGAAAGAAATTGTAATTACCGGAAGTTTGATCAGCAGCACAAGCAAAAGAAATAGTGCCTCATCGGCCGTTGTAGGTAAAGATCAGCTTTTGCAACCTTCTACAAATTTGATCGATGCCTTGACGAGAATTCCTGGCGTATCGCAAATTACGACTGGCTCTTCCATTTCGAAACCTGTAATTAGAGGCTTAGGTTACAACCGTATTGTAACTTTAGATGATGGAATTAAGCAACAGGGACAACAATGGGGTGATGAACATGGCATTGAAATTGATCAATTTAAATCAGATCGTATCGAGATTTTACGTGGCGCCGCTTCATTAATGTATGGTTCTGATGCACTCGGCGGTGTAATTAATTTATTGGAGCCAAGTACTGCTCCCGAAGGGCAAATTAAAGGTGAATTTATTACCAACTACTCTACAAATAATGGATTAACAGCTAATTCATTAATGCTAAATGGTAACGAAAATGGTTTTGTTTGGAGGGCTCGTGGCACTTACAAAAATGCTTATTCATTTAAAACTCCAACGGGATATTTTCCCAATTCTGGTTTTAATGAAACGGATTTGAGTGGAATGGTAGGCTTAAATAAAAGCTGGGGATACACACATTTAAACGTTTCAAGCTTCAAAAATAATATTGGTTTTTACGAGCCTACTTTGGATGCAGATGGAAATTTCGTTAAAGAAGATGGAAATCCTTTTACAAATGATGATCATAAAAACCGTGATCTAGAATATCCTCGTCAGGATATAAGGCATTTTAAAATTGCTTTAAATAATAATTTTATCTTAGGCAATGGCAATTTGAAAGCGGATTTTGGTTATCAACAAAATCAACGTCGCGAGTTGGAAGATGGACCAGACCCATCATTATTTTTTGATCTTAAAACTTACAATGCTGATTTAAAATACTATATCCACGAAACAAATGGATGGCAACCTGTTTTTGGTTTAAGTGCTGAATCTGGAAACAGCAAAAATAAAGCAAATGATGAGTATCTAATTCCAGATTATAATACTTATGGTATTGGTGTTTTCGCTTACGCCAAAAAGAATTGGGAGAGCAGTACTTTTAGCATTGGAGCACGTTATGATTATCGTAAAAATAATGGAAAAGAGCTATTTGTAGATGGCGAAGAACAATTTGCAGCCTTCCAAAATAAGTTTTCTAATGTTAGTGGTGCTTTGGGTTTTACTCATGCTTTTAACGAAGAATGGAATTTTAAAGCAAATGCAGGTTCTGCTTTTCGTGCTCCAAATCCGGCAGAGCTAGCCTCAAATGGTGTACATGAAGGAACTTATCGTTATGAAGTTGGTAATTCAAACCTAAATCCCGAACGAAGCTATCAAGTAGATGCTGCTTTAGAATATGAAGGTAAAATTGTAAGTGCAAGTGCAAGTATTTACAATAACTATATTCACAACTTTATTTACGCGTCTAATAATGGCGAAACAATTATAGCAGAGGGCGATCAATATCCTGTTTATCGTTACGGGCAGGTTAATGCAAATCTTTACGGTGCAGAGGCAAGTTTAACCATTCATCCGGTTACCTACATCCACTTCGAAAATACTTTTGGCTATGTACATGCGCAAAATCAAACACTAGATAGACCATTATCTTTCATTCCAGCGGCAAGTTTAAGAAATGAACTGCGTTTTGAACCTAAATTAAAAGGGACTAATGATGCTTATTTATCGGTGGGGATTAATTCTGCATTTAAACAAAATCGTGTTGATGAAGTTTTCGAAACTAAAACCAGTGGTTACACGTTAGTAAATGCTGGTATTGGCGCTACTTTTAACGTTGGCAAACAGCCCATAAAGTTATCAGTTTCTGCAAACAACCTGCTTAATCAGAAATATTATGATGCCTTAAGTAGATTTAAACCAGGCCGTTTTGATCAGGAAAACCCAAATTTAGGCGTTTATAATACTGGAAGAAACATCACCTTCGGATTGTATGTTCCATTTACTTTGGTAAAGTAA
- a CDS encoding DUF4129 domain-containing protein yields MFKHHFLYLLFILFLANNINGYGQPNSSKKVIAAKIDSSKITPATFNKEAIRNYADQKEFKYDEAQTEQLSLWDRFWFWFWKTIGNLFSGAAENPISKFFFIGIGIAVVAFIIYKLIGADRIFSKKSKESMPLSDVLYENIHEIDYEKELQKLIAEGKYRLSVRLLYLRTLKKLSDAGIIKWQPEKTNYNYLSEISKPELKSAFSELTHQFDYIWYGDFPINASKFEPINQSFNHFNNQIK; encoded by the coding sequence ATGTTTAAACACCACTTTTTATACCTTTTATTTATATTGTTTTTAGCAAACAATATAAATGGTTATGGGCAACCAAATTCTTCAAAAAAAGTAATAGCAGCGAAAATTGATAGCAGCAAAATAACACCTGCAACCTTTAATAAAGAGGCAATTAGAAATTATGCAGATCAAAAAGAATTTAAGTACGATGAAGCACAAACCGAACAACTTTCGCTTTGGGATAGGTTTTGGTTCTGGTTTTGGAAAACTATAGGAAATCTTTTTTCTGGCGCTGCTGAAAATCCAATCTCTAAATTCTTTTTTATAGGAATAGGTATTGCAGTGGTTGCTTTTATCATTTACAAACTAATAGGGGCTGATAGAATATTTAGTAAAAAGTCAAAAGAATCTATGCCACTCAGCGATGTGTTATATGAGAACATCCACGAAATAGATTATGAAAAAGAGTTACAAAAACTTATTGCTGAAGGAAAATATCGCTTATCGGTAAGGTTGTTATACTTACGAACCTTAAAAAAACTAAGCGATGCAGGCATTATAAAATGGCAGCCAGAAAAAACAAATTATAACTATTTATCAGAAATTTCTAAACCTGAACTCAAATCTGCATTTAGTGAACTTACCCATCAATTCGATTATATTTGGTACGGAGATTTCCCTATTAATGCATCAAAGTTTGAACCTATAAATCAATCATTTAATCACTTTAATAATCAGATTAAATGA
- a CDS encoding AAA family ATPase, translating to MEQEQFNQRTDLTALNLAVEQIRNVLGSIIVGQKQVIDFLIVGILANGHILIEGVPGVAKTLSAKLLAKSIDAAFSRIQFTPDLMPSDVLGTPIFNTKTGDFEFRKGPIFGSIILVDEINRAPAKTQSALFEVMEERQVTIDGTTYQMDEPFMVLATQNPIEQEGTYRLPEAQLDRFLFKIEVKYPTIEEETAILIAQHSLINKSLLDEVKPVLSVAQIQSARAIIRSLFVEPKLLEFIAKIVNETRNNPSLYLGASPRASLAIVHSAKALAAIQNRDFVTPDDIITVAVPVLAHRILLSPEKEMEGLTTTDIVNQIIKKIEIPR from the coding sequence ATGGAGCAAGAACAATTTAACCAACGCACTGATTTAACGGCATTGAATTTAGCTGTAGAACAAATTCGAAACGTGCTTGGTAGTATAATCGTTGGACAAAAACAAGTGATAGATTTTTTAATAGTGGGTATATTAGCAAATGGCCACATATTAATTGAAGGTGTACCTGGAGTAGCAAAGACTTTAAGTGCTAAACTTTTGGCTAAATCTATTGATGCAGCATTTTCCAGAATTCAGTTTACACCCGATTTAATGCCTTCCGATGTATTAGGAACGCCGATATTTAATACTAAAACAGGTGATTTTGAATTTCGAAAAGGTCCGATTTTTGGTAGTATTATTCTGGTTGATGAAATTAACCGTGCCCCGGCTAAAACGCAATCTGCGTTGTTCGAAGTGATGGAAGAACGCCAGGTTACCATTGATGGAACGACTTATCAAATGGACGAACCCTTTATGGTTTTAGCCACACAAAATCCTATTGAGCAAGAAGGAACTTACAGATTGCCAGAAGCACAATTAGATCGCTTTTTATTTAAAATTGAAGTAAAATATCCAACCATAGAAGAGGAAACGGCCATTCTTATTGCTCAACATTCGTTGATTAATAAATCACTTTTGGATGAAGTAAAACCTGTGCTTTCAGTAGCGCAAATTCAATCAGCAAGAGCAATAATTCGAAGCTTATTTGTTGAACCAAAATTATTAGAGTTTATTGCTAAAATTGTAAACGAAACACGCAACAATCCTTCACTTTATTTGGGTGCTTCGCCACGGGCGTCGTTAGCAATTGTACATAGCGCAAAAGCCTTAGCCGCGATCCAAAACCGTGATTTTGTGACACCTGACGACATTATAACCGTTGCCGTTCCGGTACTTGCGCATCGTATTTTGCTTTCTCCAGAAAAAGAAATGGAAGGTTTAACCACTACAGATATCGTTAATCAAATCATAAAAAAAATAGAGATTCCTAGGTAA
- a CDS encoding TlpA family protein disulfide reductase — translation MKFIKKNILNATFVILLLIMVFVPDAKALVLKGLMEIGFYAPKMEDSKTTAGDLSGIKFKNTDGKILNLGELKGKVIFLNFWATWCPPCRAEMPALNKLYNQFMGNKDIVFVFVDTDGDLNKSVKFMQNRKFQLPVYKVDSEIPEQIFAGSLPTTIIFDKEGRLSFKHEGIANYKDEKFVEFLNKLINY, via the coding sequence ATGAAATTTATTAAAAAAAATATATTAAACGCAACATTTGTTATCTTACTTTTAATAATGGTTTTTGTGCCTGATGCAAAAGCATTAGTTTTAAAAGGGTTAATGGAAATTGGGTTTTATGCTCCTAAAATGGAGGATTCTAAAACCACAGCAGGGGATCTTTCAGGAATTAAATTTAAAAATACTGATGGTAAAATTCTAAATCTTGGTGAATTAAAAGGCAAAGTTATTTTCTTAAATTTTTGGGCAACTTGGTGTCCACCGTGTAGGGCAGAAATGCCAGCCTTGAATAAATTATATAATCAATTTATGGGCAATAAAGACATTGTTTTCGTTTTTGTTGATACCGATGGCGACTTAAATAAATCGGTAAAATTTATGCAAAACAGGAAATTCCAACTGCCTGTTTATAAAGTTGACAGTGAGATTCCTGAGCAAATTTTTGCTGGCTCTTTACCTACAACCATAATATTTGATAAGGAAGGAAGATTATCTTTCAAACATGAAGGGATTGCGAATTATAAGGATGAAAAATTTGTAGAATTTTTAAACAAGCTTATAAATTATTAG
- a CDS encoding nucleoid-associated protein — protein MISFFEASLKQLSIHHTGNKLLDEYFKLSDAPLNIEDEILSNLLMQYFLKPFEKVNEVYRFYHPNENLQLNEVFHFANEIFENNKLFHEDSQQLAKFLYDVANHPKIKSGELYVAYFEKVQIEGEQLDVLGIFKSETKDTYLKVYPEEDGFGMSYEQDAISINKLDKGCLIFNVDKEDGYKVVVLDQSKSSNESAVYWKDEFLKLRIRNDSYNQTNNVLGVYKNFVTQKMDEDYEISKADKIDLLNRSMKYFKEKDAFDIEEFGNEVIGNAEGIESFKNYKKNYEDELESPIADHFEIAESAVKKQARAYKSVLKLDKNFHIYIHGNKDMIEKGYDDDKAMNFYKVYFREEE, from the coding sequence ATGATTTCATTTTTCGAGGCTTCGCTTAAGCAACTTTCCATTCACCATACAGGTAATAAATTGCTTGATGAATATTTTAAATTATCTGATGCTCCCTTAAATATCGAAGATGAAATACTGAGTAATTTATTGATGCAGTATTTTTTGAAACCCTTTGAAAAGGTTAATGAGGTTTATCGGTTTTACCATCCAAATGAAAATTTACAACTAAATGAAGTCTTCCATTTTGCAAATGAGATTTTCGAAAACAACAAACTTTTTCATGAAGATTCGCAGCAATTGGCGAAGTTTTTATATGACGTAGCCAACCACCCGAAAATAAAATCGGGCGAATTGTATGTGGCATATTTCGAAAAAGTACAAATTGAGGGCGAACAATTGGATGTTTTGGGAATCTTCAAATCAGAAACAAAAGATACTTATTTGAAGGTTTATCCAGAAGAAGATGGGTTTGGAATGAGTTATGAACAGGATGCCATCAGCATTAATAAATTAGATAAAGGTTGTTTGATTTTTAATGTCGATAAAGAAGATGGTTATAAGGTTGTGGTTCTCGATCAATCAAAAAGCAGCAATGAATCTGCCGTCTATTGGAAAGATGAATTTTTGAAATTGAGAATCAGAAATGATAGTTATAACCAAACGAACAATGTTTTGGGCGTTTATAAAAACTTTGTAACCCAAAAAATGGATGAAGATTATGAAATTAGCAAGGCTGATAAAATTGATCTTCTGAACCGTTCGATGAAGTATTTTAAGGAAAAAGATGCCTTTGATATTGAAGAATTTGGAAATGAAGTTATTGGAAATGCTGAAGGAATTGAGTCATTTAAAAATTATAAGAAAAACTATGAGGACGAGCTTGAAAGTCCGATTGCTGACCATTTTGAAATAGCAGAATCAGCGGTAAAAAAGCAAGCCCGGGCTTATAAAAGTGTATTAAAGTTGGATAAGAATTTCCATATCTACATTCATGGAAATAAGGATATGATCGAAAAAGGCTATGATGACGATAAAGCAATGAACTTTTATAAAGTTTATTTTAGGGAAGAGGAGTAA
- the namA gene encoding NADPH dehydrogenase NamA translates to MSKLFSPLKLKDVTLKNRIVISPMCQYSSVDGFANDWHLVHLGSRAVGGAGLIIQEASAVTGDGRITYADLGIWKDEHVEKLKQIVSFIHDNGSIAGIQLAHAGRKASCEVPWNGGEQIAEGEKSWQTIGPSPIPFKADQVIIPHELSIPEIQKVVLAFRDAAQRAKDAGYKVVEIHAAHGYLLHQFLSPLSNSRTDIYGGSFENRIRFTIDVVEAVQSVWPENLPLFVRISATDWTEGGWTEDDSVQLAAVLKDRGVDLIDASSGGNVPDAVIPAGPNYQVPFADKIRNEVGIYTGAVGVIVEAHQAEEILAQEKADLIFIARESLRDAYFPTHAAQVLGDDLEWPNQYVRAKREVKK, encoded by the coding sequence ATGTCAAAATTATTTTCTCCTTTAAAACTAAAGGACGTTACTTTAAAAAATAGAATTGTGATCTCGCCAATGTGCCAATATTCATCTGTAGATGGCTTTGCTAACGATTGGCATTTGGTTCATTTAGGTAGTCGTGCTGTTGGTGGCGCCGGACTAATTATTCAGGAAGCTTCAGCTGTAACCGGAGATGGTAGAATTACCTATGCAGATTTAGGAATTTGGAAAGATGAGCATGTTGAAAAATTGAAGCAAATTGTTTCTTTTATCCATGATAATGGTTCGATTGCAGGTATTCAGTTGGCACATGCAGGTAGAAAGGCAAGTTGCGAAGTGCCTTGGAATGGCGGTGAACAAATTGCAGAAGGAGAAAAGAGTTGGCAAACGATTGGGCCATCTCCAATTCCTTTCAAAGCCGACCAGGTTATTATTCCTCACGAATTAAGTATTCCTGAAATCCAAAAAGTTGTTTTAGCTTTCAGAGATGCAGCACAACGTGCAAAAGATGCAGGCTACAAAGTTGTAGAAATTCATGCTGCTCATGGTTATTTATTGCACCAATTTTTAAGTCCGCTGAGTAATAGTCGTACTGATATTTACGGTGGAAGTTTCGAAAATCGAATTAGATTTACGATAGATGTTGTCGAAGCTGTTCAATCTGTTTGGCCTGAAAATTTGCCACTATTTGTTCGTATTTCAGCTACAGATTGGACTGAAGGTGGATGGACTGAAGATGATTCAGTTCAACTTGCTGCAGTTTTAAAAGATAGGGGTGTCGATTTAATTGATGCTTCATCTGGCGGCAACGTTCCAGATGCAGTGATTCCTGCTGGTCCGAATTATCAGGTTCCTTTTGCAGATAAGATTAGAAACGAAGTTGGAATTTATACGGGAGCTGTAGGCGTTATTGTAGAAGCTCATCAAGCCGAAGAAATTTTAGCGCAGGAAAAAGCAGATTTGATTTTTATTGCTAGAGAATCTTTACGTGATGCCTATTTTCCAACACATGCCGCTCAAGTTTTAGGCGATGACTTAGAATGGCCAAATCAATATGTTAGGGCAAAAAGAGAGGTTAAAAAATAG
- a CDS encoding stage II sporulation protein M, which yields MREALFVKQNSEKWNHYDQMQLANPDELANRFIEITNDLSYAKTFYPQSKTTDYLNGLAAKLHQSVYKNKKEKSNRFIYFWKTELPIIFYQNRKQIFYAFAFFFISCLIGMLSAKYDDTFLRLILGDQYVNMTNENISKGDPFGVYKQQNPLLMFIQIGANNIFVSLFTFVLGILLSFGAIFSLFRNGVMLGSFQYFFFSKGLGLQSVLVIWIHGTLEISALVLAGAAGLILGNSILFPKTYTRMESFLKGGKDGLKIVIGLIPIFIVAAFFESFVTRHTEMPMLLSVVILLASAAFIIWYVIIYPIALHKKLSSSQSI from the coding sequence ATGAGAGAAGCATTATTCGTTAAACAGAATTCGGAGAAATGGAATCATTACGATCAAATGCAATTGGCAAATCCTGACGAATTGGCGAATCGTTTTATTGAAATAACCAATGATTTATCTTATGCTAAAACATTTTATCCGCAGTCTAAAACAACGGATTACCTTAATGGATTAGCGGCCAAACTGCATCAATCCGTTTATAAAAACAAGAAAGAAAAATCAAATAGATTTATATATTTCTGGAAAACAGAACTGCCTATAATTTTTTATCAAAACAGGAAACAAATTTTTTATGCATTTGCATTCTTCTTTATTTCCTGCTTAATTGGAATGTTATCAGCAAAATACGATGATACTTTTTTACGATTGATATTAGGCGACCAGTATGTAAATATGACCAACGAGAATATTTCTAAAGGCGATCCTTTTGGTGTTTACAAACAACAAAATCCGCTATTAATGTTTATTCAAATCGGTGCAAATAATATTTTTGTCTCCTTATTTACTTTCGTATTAGGCATATTATTATCATTTGGTGCAATTTTTTCGCTTTTTAGAAACGGGGTGATGCTTGGATCTTTCCAGTATTTCTTCTTCAGTAAGGGTTTAGGATTGCAATCCGTATTGGTTATCTGGATACATGGAACGCTAGAAATTTCTGCTCTTGTTTTGGCAGGTGCTGCAGGCTTAATATTAGGAAACAGCATTTTATTTCCGAAAACTTATACAAGGATGGAATCATTTTTAAAAGGCGGAAAAGATGGATTAAAAATCGTTATCGGCTTAATTCCAATATTTATAGTTGCTGCATTTTTCGAAAGTTTTGTAACCCGACATACAGAAATGCCTATGTTATTAAGTGTGGTAATTTTACTTGCCTCCGCAGCATTTATCATTTGGTACGTAATCATTTATCCAATAGCATTACACAAAAAATTAAGCTCATCACAGTCAATATGA
- a CDS encoding transposase: MDTDIFKQKRNSKMVIGEIYFWTDTIKEWLNALDNDKYKVVIVACLKELVARKMIEVYAFVIMPNHIHIIWAMLKMNGKEMPYASFNKITSHQIFSDMKISSPRDLMKFKVDDSERNYRLWQRDPLAILIDSKEMIEQKIDYIHLNPLQEKWNLSAMPEECKWSSAKFYLNRNSEFNFLTDYREAF; the protein is encoded by the coding sequence ATGGACACAGATATTTTCAAACAAAAACGTAATTCAAAAATGGTTATTGGTGAAATCTATTTTTGGACTGATACAATAAAAGAATGGCTAAATGCTCTTGATAATGATAAATATAAAGTAGTTATAGTCGCCTGTTTAAAGGAACTTGTTGCAAGAAAAATGATTGAAGTGTATGCATTTGTTATAATGCCAAATCATATCCATATTATTTGGGCAATGTTAAAGATGAACGGGAAGGAAATGCCATATGCAAGTTTCAATAAAATTACATCACATCAAATTTTTTCTGACATGAAGATTTCCAGTCCAAGAGATTTGATGAAATTCAAAGTTGATGATTCGGAACGAAATTATAGGCTCTGGCAAAGAGATCCGCTTGCAATTTTAATAGATAGCAAAGAAATGATCGAACAAAAAATTGATTATATTCATTTAAATCCATTACAGGAAAAATGGAACTTGTCTGCAATGCCGGAGGAATGCAAATGGTCATCTGCTAAGTTCTATTTAAATCGGAATAGCGAATTTAATTTTCTTACAGATTATCGGGAAGCATTTTGA
- a CDS encoding DUF4350 domain-containing protein, with protein MKGYKLYLIGGFTLILIYLIAQYNKPTPTDWSPTYAKKDKIPYGTFIFFNQLKDVFPEASISTANKPIYTLLKNSHLVNSAYLIIAQKANISKLDFEQIKKYMNVGNNVFIATYDLGNYLEKELKIKSRPSFSTEGSSVNFTNPNLKTDANYGFEKGIGDQFFNRIDVGKATILGINKQGRPNFVKYDYGKGALYLIAEPGFYTNFNLFDKYGPEYAGKTLSYIKDSKSVFYDNYFSSKEDASTDILRVFFQHPELKYAYYLSIFGLIIFVFYDIKRKQRIIPIADPFINSSVEFANVVGSVYYHERDNLDIALKKINYFLEYLRSRYYLKTHEIDHEFADLLMLKSGINKVFAKTLTSKLIQIPTMESLSDGQLIDLNHSIEQFYKITQSNGARTI; from the coding sequence ATGAAAGGATATAAACTATATTTAATCGGCGGATTTACGTTGATACTGATTTATCTTATTGCACAATACAATAAACCAACACCAACAGATTGGTCTCCAACCTATGCTAAAAAAGACAAGATTCCTTATGGTACATTTATCTTTTTTAACCAATTAAAAGATGTTTTTCCTGAGGCAAGTATCAGCACCGCTAATAAACCCATCTATACTTTACTTAAAAATTCGCATTTAGTAAATAGTGCATATTTGATAATTGCTCAGAAAGCAAACATTAGTAAACTAGATTTCGAGCAGATAAAAAAGTATATGAATGTTGGAAATAATGTTTTCATTGCCACTTACGATTTGGGAAATTACTTAGAGAAAGAGTTAAAAATTAAATCTAGACCTTCATTTTCTACTGAAGGAAGTTCGGTAAATTTTACCAATCCAAATTTGAAAACAGATGCAAATTATGGTTTTGAAAAGGGAATTGGCGATCAGTTTTTTAATAGGATAGATGTAGGCAAGGCCACAATTTTGGGTATCAATAAACAAGGCAGACCAAATTTTGTGAAGTATGATTATGGAAAGGGCGCACTTTATCTTATTGCCGAACCTGGTTTTTACACCAATTTTAATTTATTTGATAAATACGGACCAGAATATGCAGGCAAAACCTTAAGCTATATAAAAGATAGCAAAAGCGTATTTTACGACAATTATTTTTCATCAAAGGAAGATGCAAGTACTGATATTTTACGCGTTTTCTTCCAACATCCAGAATTAAAATATGCTTATTACCTAAGTATTTTTGGCTTGATAATTTTTGTGTTTTACGATATTAAACGCAAGCAAAGAATTATTCCAATTGCAGATCCATTCATAAATTCATCAGTTGAATTTGCCAACGTTGTTGGAAGTGTATATTATCATGAAAGAGATAATTTGGATATTGCGCTAAAGAAAATCAATTACTTTCTGGAATATTTAAGAAGTCGCTATTACCTTAAAACACATGAAATTGACCATGAATTTGCGGATCTTTTAATGCTTAAAAGTGGTATAAATAAAGTTTTCGCAAAAACTCTTACTAGCAAATTAATTCAAATACCTACAATGGAATCTTTAAGTGATGGACAACTAATCGACTTAAACCATAGTATAGAACAATTTTATAAAATTACGCAAAGCAATGGAGCAAGAACAATTTAA